Proteins from a single region of Hydra vulgaris chromosome 12, alternate assembly HydraT2T_AEP:
- the LOC136088848 gene encoding uncharacterized protein LOC136088848 has translation MYFGLRIDDLRRLAFDIAEANNITHNFNKQTRIAGKKWYYAFMQRHPQLSLRGPESTSIARAQGFNKERVQSFFNLLSKLYMEEKLTPDRLYNMDETSLSTVQDGQIKIISARGKKRVGIMTSSERGNSVTAVVCVSAAGFYVPPMLIYKCKRMKPEITNGAPLGTVFSTKEKGWMSNEGFLDWLNHFIKVVKPLTQSKVLLILDGHVTHSKNWQRYI, from the coding sequence ATGTACTTTGGATTAAGGATTGATGATCTTCGTCGTCTAGCATTTGATATTGCGGAAGCTAACAACATCACacataattttaacaaacaaacacgAATAGCAGGAAAAAAGTGGTATTATGCATTTATGCAAAGGCACCCACAACTGTCGCTTCGTGGGCCTGAATCAACATCAATTGCACGTGCACAAGGTTTTAATAAAGAGCGAGTGCaatctttctttaatttactttcaaaGTTATACATGGAAGAAAAGTTAACTCCAGACAGACTTTATAATATGGATGAAACTAGTTTATCAACAGTACAAGATGGtcagataaaaattattagtgcAAGGGGCAAAAAACGAGTTGGAATTATGACTAGTAGTGAACGAGGAAATTCAGTAACAGCTGTAGTTTGTGTATCTGCAGCAGGATTTTATGTTCCACCAATGTTGatatataaatgcaaaagaaTGAAGCCAGAAATAACAAATGGTGCACCTCTAGGAACTGTATTTAGTACTAAAGAGAAAGGATGGATGTCAAATGAAGGTTTTTTAGATTGGCTCAATCATTTCATTAAAGTTGTTAAACCTTTAACACAATCAAAAGTTTTGTTGATACTTGATGGTCATGTTACACATTCAAAAAATTGGCAGCGATATATCTAG